The Fragaria vesca subsp. vesca linkage group LG2, FraVesHawaii_1.0, whole genome shotgun sequence genome includes a window with the following:
- the LOC101301846 gene encoding G-type lectin S-receptor-like serine/threonine-protein kinase CES101-like, with amino-acid sequence MAKLFLPLIFLTSFITFFSFSSPATDTLTPSDTLRDSQTLVSAGGVFELGFFNKNLSGNYYLGIWFKADVDKVVWVDRDNPIIDSSGLLQIRSGNLVLTDHRQELMIVNTGSLSTTTTNTSATLLDTGNLVLKEADTGTTIWQSFDLPTDTFLPGMKLGLFGLNTTQRMFNMLVSWENPKNPARGLFTLTMDVLNFTRLSVWRGDGVKMVIAFRDEQGLRFIFENSTRNMYNFSYESNEYEAYYTFSTSKNYDFMWFVMGSTGNLDEYFMLDGKISSVSHALCEDSAGGNSARCLTSMPAICVNGGEFSEVNGSLPFTFHGSVSNNTEPTECETLCSTNCSCTAFIDEPMCQLYYGSKQDLLNIIADGTGLIHIRNGAQSAGRNWKHWLAIMGPLASLLVLIPLSLSCLLRWRRRFKVRAAKKMRLGRQKDQELPFFSFSTIKTATNYFAEANKLGEGGFGPVYKGQLLVEGQEIAVKRLSKMSRQGLDEFKTEVSVICKLQHRNLVRLLGCCIEAEESILVYEYMPNRSLDSFIFDSTKQVHLDWRTRINIIEGIAQGLLYLHKYSRLRIIHRDLKTSNILLDRDLNPKISDFGTARIFGDNDTRGQTNRVVGTFGYMAPEYAMDGLFSEKSDVFSFGVIVLEIISSKKNIAFFQADQSKNLLSKAWNLWKDDNGMELMDSAFHASCSSSEVTRYIQMGLLCVQERAIDRPTMLDVVAMLSNESFALRVPKEPAFLSQSSSTGGNSLQSRQTDLSKNDVTISEEHGR; translated from the exons ATGGCCAAATTGTTTCTTCCTCTTATTTTCTTGACATCATTCATTACCTTCTTTTCATTTTCATCCCCTGCAACAGACACACTTACGCCTTCAGACACATTAAGAGACAGTCAAACCCTGGTTTCAGCTGGTGGAGTTTTTGAACTTGGTTTTTTCAATAAAAACTTGTCAGGTAATTACTATCTGGGAATTTGGTTCAAAGCTGATGTCGACAAGGTTGTCTGGGTTGACCGCGACAATCCCATAATCGATTCATCTGGCCTACTTCAAATCCGGTCTGGGAATTTGGTTCTCACAGACCATCGACAAGAGCTAATGATAGTCAACACAGGAAGTCTTTCCACCACTACAACCAACACAAGTGCAACACTTCTTGATACTGGAAACTTGGTCCTCAAGGAAGCAGATACAGGTACCACCATATGGCAGAGTTTTGATTTGCCAACTGATACTTTTCTACCTGGGATGAAACTTGGTCTGTTTGGCCTAAACACAACTCAAAGAATGTTTAACATGTTGGTTTCTTGGGAGAACCCCAAAAACCCAGCTCGTGGCCTATTCACCTTAACCATGGATGTCCTCAACTTCACAAGGCTTTCAGTTTGGCGAGGAGATGGAGTGAAGATGGTAATTGCTTTCAGGGATGAACAAGGCTTACGATTTATTTTTGAGAACTCAACCAGGAATATGTACAATTTTAGCTACGAGTCTAATGAATATGAAGCCTACTACACTTTCAGCACCAGTAAGAATTACGACTTCATGTGGTTTGTTATGGGTTCAACAGGAAACCTGGACGAGTATTTTATGTTGGATGGGAAGATATCATCTGTGAGTCATGCTTTGTGTGAGGATTCAGCTGGTGGTAATTCTGCGAGGTGCTTGACTTCGATGCCAGCTATTTGTGTCAACGGCGGAGAATTCTCTGAGGTGAATGGTTCGCTACCATTTACATTTCATGGTAGTGTTTCCAATAATACTGAGCCTACTGAATGTGAAACTCTGTGCTCCACCAATTGTTCTTGTACTGCTTTCATTGATGAACCAATGTGTCAGCTTTATTATGGAAGTAAACAGGATCTGTTGAACATCATCGCAGATGGAACAGGGCTTATCCACATTCGCAATGGTGCTCAAAGTG CTGGTAGGAATTGGAAACACTGGCTAGCTATCATGGGTCCTTTGGCTTCCCTCTTGGTTCTTATTCCACTCTCCTTGTCCTGCCTTTTGCGCTGGAGGAGGCGATTCAAAG TTAGAGCTGCAAAGAAGATGAGATTAGGGAGACAGAAGGATCAAGAATTGCCTTTTTTTAGTTTTTCTACCATAAAGACTGCAACAAATTACTTTGCGGAAGCTAATAAGCTAGGGGAAGGTGGATTTGGGCCTGTCTATAAG GGTCAGTTATTAGTAGAAGGGCAGGAAATTGCAGTGAAGAGGCTGTCTAAAATGTCAAGGCAAGGGTTGGATGAGTTCAAAACCGAAGTCTCAGTAATTTGTAAGCTCCAACACAGAAATTTGGTCAGGCTTTTGGGATGCTGCATTGAAGCAGAAGAAAGCATACTAGTTTATGAGTACATGCCCAACAGAAGTCTGGATTCCTTTATTTTCG ATTCAACTAAACAGGTACATTTAGATTGGAGAACGCGTATTAACATTATTGAAGGGATTGCTCAAGGTCTTCTGTATCTTCATAAGTACTCGAGATTAAGGATCATTCACCGTGATTTAAAGACCAGCAATATTCTGCTGGACAGAGATTTGAATCCCAAAATATCTGATTTTGGCACGGCAAGAATATTTGGCGACAATGACACAAGAGGACAAACAAACCGAGTTGTTGGTACATT TGGTTATATGGCTCCTGAGTATGCTATGGATGGCCTGTTTTCTGAAAAGTCAGATGTGTTTAGCTTCGGGGTGATTGTATTAGAGATCATAAGTAGCAAGAAGAACATTGCCTTCTTTCAGGCGGATCAATCCAAAAACTTGCTCAGCAAG GCCTGGAATCTGTGGAAAGATGACAACGGCATGGAGCTGATGGATTCAGCATTTCATGCTTCTTGTTCAAGCAGTGAAGTTACAAGATACATTCAGATGGGTCTTTTATGTGTGCAAGAAAGAGCTATTGATCGACCAACAATGTTGGATGTTGTTGCTATGCTTAGCAATGAGTCATTTGCTCTGCGTGTTCCTAAAGAACCTGCATTCTTGAGTCAGTCAAGTTCCACAGGTGGAAATTCATTGCAAAGTAGGCAAACAGATTTGTCTAAGAATGATGTAACCATTTCAGAAGAGCATGGCAGGTAA